One region of Gigantopelta aegis isolate Gae_Host chromosome 7, Gae_host_genome, whole genome shotgun sequence genomic DNA includes:
- the LOC121377896 gene encoding tigger transposable element-derived protein 4-like, with the protein MGCSQSQVCRIAGKREDIRTRYECNKTNPERKRLRSGKAEDVEGALSEWFDSARSRDIPVSGPILAEKAKDLAKHLHKEDFNPTNGWLSRWKERHNIVYKRLHGEKKDADLVAADKWTQTVLPDILKTYEADDIYNADETGLYYRALPDGTLTVKSETVSGSKRRWTG; encoded by the coding sequence ATGGGCTGTTCCCAGTCACAGGTATGCAGAATTGCTGGCAAACGAGAGGATATTCgcacacgatacgagtgtaATAAAACGAACCCCGAACGAAAACGGCTACGATCTGGCAAAGCAGAGGATGTGGAGGGCGCCTTGTCAGAATGGTTCGATAGTGCCAGGTCCAGAGATATCCCTGTGTCCGGTCCCATTCTCGCAGAAAAAGCAAAGGATTTGGCGAAACATCTCCATAAAGAAGACTTTAACCCCACCAACGGATGGCTTAGTagatggaaagaaagacataaCATCGTCTACAAACGACTGCATGGAGAAAAGAAAGATGCAGACCTGGTAGCAGCAGACAAGTGGACACAGACCGTTCTCCCAGATATACTAAAGACATACGAAGCAGACGACATCTACAACGCTGACGAAACTGGACTGTACTACCGAGCATTACCTGACGGAACATTAACTGTAAAATCGGAGACAGTGAGTGGGAGCAAAAGGCGATGGACAGGGTGA
- the LOC121377897 gene encoding jerky protein homolog-like: MFLPPRTTSVIQPCDQGIIRNLKGHYRSQVVHKIIDDIDADDELSANSIAKKLTLLDAIHMLRKAWNNVTSSTIVNCFRKGGFFKPDVQQPVESDNSDDTNFAAPTGLTNEAFQQFISHDDTLDCHQPQTDEEICAAFTQQDSTSTTVNESDDSDNDDHDYLLPVTNGEVKTILGRVRRFLEENGCEDFDRLYQLEDLCETTSAANRRQRTSRRVIMTRVH; encoded by the coding sequence ATGTTTTTGCCGCCGAGAACTACGTCTGTAATCCAGCCATGTGATCAGGGGATCATCAGAAACCTAAAAGGCCACTATAGAAGTCAGGTTGTTCACAAGATAATTGACGACATCGACGCCGATGACGAACTGAGCGCGAATAGCATTGCTAAAAAGTTAACTTTGTTAGATGCCATCCATATGCTGAGAAAAGCCTGGAACAACGTCACGTCGTCTACAATTGTAAACTGTTTTCGAAAAGGTGGCTTTTTCAAGCCAGATGTTCAGCAACCTGTAGAAAGTGACAACTCTGATGACACCAACTTCGCTGCACCGACTGGACTAACTAACGAGGCATTTCAACAATTCATCTCCCACGACGACACACTGGACTGCCATCAACCACAGACTGACGAAGAAATCTGTGCAGCGTTCACACAACAGGATTCAACATCAACAACGGTAAACGAATCAGATGACAGCGACAACGACGATCACGACTACCTACTGCCCGTCACCAACGGTGAGGTGAAGACAATACTCGGCAGAGTGAGGCGCTTTTTAGAAGAAAATGGGTGTGAGGACTTTGACAGGTTGTACCAGTTAGAAGATTTGTGTGAAACAACATCGGCTGCAAACCGCCGTCAGCGAACTTCAAGAAGAGTAATAATGACAAGAGTTCATTAA
- the LOC121376909 gene encoding uncharacterized protein LOC121376909, protein MAANNPPQDAVFKSSAGLKVTITDGDILGVHADVLVTRENPDMSPASELCLSFCRNAGIKTADWIHDVKKIHRQLEPNTVISKHLGKHGFPYTHVFHVIVESSNLSTEDLDKLYLDVLSKAEKFQVQSLVMPLLVSEITKTPSVDVEVCCNLCLDVFTDPRGLFCGHTFCLQCLQNHIKTSARRKSFQCPNCRTMIKIPNYEEPKTSWASQFPRIMALTDAIAVINRMKI, encoded by the exons ATGGCGGCAAATAACCCACCACAGGATGCTGTTTTTAAGTCTTCAGCTGGTTTAAAAGTTACTATTACAGATGGCGATATTTTAGGCGTACATGCCGATGTGCTTGTAACGAGAGAAAATCCAGATATGAGCCCAGCGAGTGAACTGTGTCTGTCATTCTGTCGTAATGCAGGTATTAAAACTGCAGATTGGATACATGATGTTAAAAAGATTCACCGCCAGCTGGAGCCAAACACAGTCATTAGTAAACATCTAGGAAAACATGGTTTTCCATACACCCATGTGTTTCACGTCATTGTGGAGTCTTCTAATTTGTCCACCGAAGATCTCGACAAGTTGTATCTTGATGTATTAAGTAAAGCTGAAAAATTCCAAGTGCAGTCTCTCGTAATGCCACTTCTTGTCAGTG AAATAACCAAGACACCCTCCGTTGATGTTGAGGTTTGCTGCAACCTGTGTCTAGATGTTTTTACAGATCCACGCGGACTCTTCTGTGGACACACGTTTTGTCTACAGTGTTTGCAAAATCATATCAAGACTAGTGCACGCAGAAAGTCTTTTCAATGTCCAAACTGCAGGACCATGATCAAGATTCCAAATTATGAAGAACCAAAAACATCCTGGGCTTCACAGTTCCCGCGAATCATGGCACTCACGGACGCCATTGCTGTGAttaacagaatgaaaatat AA